Within Aspergillus oryzae RIB40 DNA, chromosome 2, the genomic segment AATTCGAGGTCTCTGCTGCAGCATTTTATGCGCCTGAGGCATATACTGACTCGCAGCGTTGGCTTGGCACAGTCTCCGCTCCATAATATATACTCCGCATCTTGGCATAGAAGCGTCTGAGACGTCACAATGGTGATCATAATCCTCTTCCGGCTTGCACACTCGGTGGCTCGGGCTTTTGATCCCCGAAGAGGATGCCCTCCTCGTCGTGGAGTTTACGAAGTATCACGCGAACTGGGTCATCCAGGAAGGATTGACTGGTGTTGAAAGCGATTCACCATGACTGCGTTCTATGACAAACCACGCCGACTCAAGCAGTGTTATTGATGCCATGAATACGGCCACATCGGACCTCAGTGCGGTGCCGAATACCGCTACGGATATTGCGCGGGAAAGAAGGCATGGCAAAGGAGACCGATCCTCAGCCGGCACCGTCATGTGTGCTGTGCAAAGGACACACTGAATAGAGCATGCCTGTCTGCGCagaaggaaggaaatggCCAGGACAGAACAGGCCCGACAGAATCGACCTGTTTTTGACTACGAAACAGACGACACCGGAAGGTCGATAATAGGTGCCAGTACAAGAACACAGGAGCATGTCACGATACGTTCAAGAAGCCCGATTGGAATACAGGAGAACACTAGCACACTTGGGAGTTCTTAGATGAGCATGGCCTCCAGCCAACTGCGCCCATACAATCTCAGGAAGGCTGTCCGACCATCCACGCGGTTGACTGGACAGGACTGGCAGACGGCACATAAGAGGCGACGTGCTCTTGCCGAAAGCTCAGCAAACACtagaagaaggaaggtgatGACGCAACCAGATGAATTAACTCCAGGGAGAAATATGCTGCCGATCTCAAACTTCCTTGAAGCCATGCGCCTTCTTATCGACAATGAACAGGAAAAGTACATTATCAAAACTTCCAATCAATCTAAATCGACCCGGTATGGATTACGTATACGAAAATCTATGCGTACCAGATCGGGCCTCAGTTCACAACACTCAGGAATCAACCCGTAAACCAGAAGGGGAGCTAAAGTTACTAAAGCCACTATGTAGTGAGAATCCCAATTCATACTCGGGTAGACCTTGTAGTAATAATACCTGGGCACTCGTATTTAGTCTTTCTCCCCGTTGCTTTTCTCACCCTTCCGATCGTAGAACCACGGCGGCGTGCAGAGTGATTTTAACACATCTGTATCAAGGCGGGCAATGTTGACTTGGTAATCAGACGAATCTGCGTCTTTACTACTTAATTCAAAAGACTGTTGAACTAGAAGAGAACCGACTGCTAGAGCCGGGGTACTATACTTCACACATTAGGGACGGGTTAGGGTTTTATACCGTCCGTGACGTTGTCCCGGTGGCGATTGCCGACGGGTGGGTCGCAGTGTGCCGAAGTCGATGGCCAAGCAGAAGGGCTGTTCAATAGCTTCGGCAGCGATAACTCGGAAGAGCGTCCTGATGAATAGGTTTGTGTGATTCCTTTACTGATATCCATTCACGTCCATATTGCATGCATATTATACGTTCTGCCTTAACGAAGCGACTAAGGCTCCAAATAGCCATCACTTCGTGATTAGCAGCGCGCCCTTTCCTTGGCACCGACACTTAAAACGCGGCACAATATATGGAGTGGATCACAGCGACTCATGTAAATCACCAAAAAAGCCC encodes:
- a CDS encoding uncharacterized protein (predicted protein), which translates into the protein MASSQLRPYNLRKAVRPSTRLTGQDWQTAHKRRRALAESSANTRRRKVMTQPDELTPGRNMLPISNFLEAMRLLIDNEQEKYIIKTSNQSKSTRSGLSSQHSGINP